A single genomic interval of Gimesia chilikensis harbors:
- a CDS encoding alkaline phosphatase family protein, whose protein sequence is MRKPLVVLNVVGLTHEMLGERTPNLSRLARQGFSRPMGTVLPAVTCSAQSTLLTGLMPRDHGIVANGWYFRDLAEVMFWKQSNKLVQGERVYEAAKKRAPDYTTAKMFWWYNMYAPVEWSVTPRPSYPADGRKVFDSYSQPASLKDELQSDLGVFPLLRFWGPGADISSSRWIVDASIKVFREKQPDLNLVYLPHLDYNLQRLGVSDPAIDQDIRDIDHEAGRLIDVAQNAGAEVVVLSEYAITDVAQPVHINRILREHGWLQVRQEALGWETMDCGASPAFAVADHQLAHVYVQKPEDVAQVKALLEKIDGIEMVLDRGQQAEFGIDHERSGELVVVAAPGSWFTYYFWLDDRLAPDYARTVDIHRKPGYDPVELFIDPEIKFPKLRLARRLARKKLGFRYYMDLTSLDATLVKGSHGRLPTPGREDAEAPVFISSSKAIEQDEIPMTAVKDLLLKLQFGD, encoded by the coding sequence ATGCGTAAACCTCTGGTCGTGCTGAATGTTGTTGGGTTGACCCATGAAATGCTGGGAGAACGAACGCCCAACTTGTCTCGCCTCGCCAGGCAAGGGTTTTCGCGTCCCATGGGCACCGTATTACCTGCGGTAACCTGTTCTGCACAATCGACCCTGTTGACCGGCCTGATGCCGCGCGATCATGGCATCGTGGCGAATGGCTGGTATTTCCGCGATCTGGCCGAGGTCATGTTCTGGAAACAGTCGAATAAACTCGTTCAGGGGGAACGGGTCTACGAAGCAGCTAAAAAACGAGCCCCCGATTACACCACAGCAAAAATGTTTTGGTGGTATAACATGTATGCCCCGGTGGAGTGGTCGGTTACGCCGCGCCCCAGTTATCCTGCGGATGGCAGAAAGGTATTCGACTCCTACAGCCAGCCCGCGTCACTCAAGGATGAACTGCAGTCAGATCTGGGTGTTTTTCCCTTACTCCGCTTCTGGGGCCCCGGTGCGGATATCTCCAGTTCCCGCTGGATTGTAGATGCCTCCATCAAAGTGTTTCGGGAGAAGCAACCAGACCTGAACCTGGTTTACCTGCCTCACCTGGACTACAACCTGCAGCGTCTGGGTGTATCAGATCCCGCCATCGATCAGGATATCCGTGACATCGATCACGAAGCGGGACGTCTGATCGACGTCGCTCAAAACGCAGGCGCTGAAGTAGTGGTGCTTTCCGAATATGCCATCACGGATGTTGCTCAGCCGGTGCACATCAACCGCATTTTAAGGGAACACGGCTGGCTTCAGGTCAGACAGGAAGCCCTGGGGTGGGAAACCATGGACTGTGGTGCCTCACCTGCGTTTGCCGTCGCCGATCATCAACTGGCACACGTTTATGTGCAAAAGCCTGAGGATGTAGCACAAGTCAAAGCACTACTCGAAAAAATCGACGGCATCGAGATGGTCCTCGATCGAGGACAACAGGCCGAATTTGGAATCGACCATGAACGTTCGGGTGAACTGGTCGTCGTGGCGGCTCCCGGCAGTTGGTTCACTTACTATTTCTGGCTGGATGATCGGCTCGCCCCTGATTATGCACGGACCGTCGATATTCATCGCAAACCGGGTTACGATCCTGTGGAACTGTTTATCGATCCGGAAATCAAATTCCCCAAACTTCGCCTGGCGCGTCGTCTCGCCAGGAAGAAACTGGGGTTTCGCTACTACATGGATCTGACCAGTCTGGATGCAACGTTGGTAAAGGGGAGTCACGGTCGCCTGCCGACACCGGGACGGGAAGACGCGGAAGCGCCTGTCTTTATCAGCTCTTCCAAGGCCATCGAGCAGGACGAAATCCCCATGACCGCGGTCAAAGATCTGCTGCTCAAGCTCCAGTTCGGGGATTAA